One part of the Perognathus longimembris pacificus isolate PPM17 chromosome 10, ASM2315922v1, whole genome shotgun sequence genome encodes these proteins:
- the Oxtr gene encoding oxytocin receptor, producing the protein MEGAGNWSAAGAANGSAGAEEEGGNRTAGAGAAGAAGPPRRDEALARVEVAVLGLILFLALSGNACVLLALRTTRRKHSRLFFFMKHLSIADLVVAVFQVLPQLLWDVTFRFYGPDLLCRLVKYLQVVGMFASTYLLLLMSLDRCLAICQPLRPLRRRTDRLAVLATWLGCLVASAPQAHIFSLREVADGVFDCWAVFIQPWGPKAYVTWITLSVYIVPVVVLAACYGLISFKIWQNLRLKTAAAAAVGAGATPGEGAAALARVSSVKLISKAKIRTVKMTFIIVLAFVVCWTPFFFVQMWSVWDNDAPKEASAFIIAMLLASLNSCCNPWIYLLFTGHLFQELLQRLLCCFSSRLTGSRPGETSVVSKKSNSSTFVLSRRSSSQRSCSQPSSA; encoded by the exons ATGGAGGGCGCGGGCAACTGGAGCGCCGCCGGGGCGGCGAACGGCAGCGcgggggcggaggaggagggcggCAACCGcaccgcgggggcgggggcggccggggcggcgggcccCCCGCGGCGCGACGAGGCCCTGGCGCGCGTGGAGGTGGCGGTGCTGGGCCTCATCCTGTTCCTGGCGCTGAGCGGCAACGCGTGCGTGCTGCTGGCGCTGCGCACCACGCGCCGCAAGCACTCGCGCCTCTTCTTCTTCATGAAGCACCTGAGCATCGCCGACCTGGTGGTGGCCGTGTTCCAGGTGCTGCCGCAGCTCCTGTGGGACGTCACCTTCCGCTTCTACGGGCCCGACCTGCTGTGCCGCCTCGTCAAGTACCTGCAGGTGGTGGGCATGTTCGCCTCCACCTACCTGCTGCTGCTCATGTCGCTCGACCGCTGCCTGGCCATCTGCCAGCCGCTGCGCCCCCTGCGCCGCCGCACCGACCGCCTGGCCGTGCTGGCCACGTGGCTGGGCTGCCTGGTGGCCAGCGCGCCCCAGGCGCACATCTTCTCCCTGCGCGAGGTGGCCGACGGCGTCTTCGACTGCTGGGCCGTCTTCATCCAGCCCTGGGGACCCAAGGCCTACGTCACCTGGATCACGCTCTCCGTCTACATCGTGCCGGTCGTCGTGCTGGCCGCCTGCTACGGCCTCATCAGCTTCAAGATCTGGCAGAACCTGCGGCTCAAaacggcggccgcggcggcggtgGGGGCCGGGGCcacccccggggagggggccgccGCCCTGGCCCGGGTCAGCAGCGTCAAGCTCATCTCCAAGGCCAAGATCCGCACGGTGAAGATGACCTTCATCATCGTGCTGGCCTTCGTCGTGTGCTGGACGCCCTTCTTCTTCGTGCAGATGTGGAGCGTCTGGGACAACGATGCGCCCAAGGAAG CCTCGGCCTTCATCATCGCCATGCTGCTGGCCAGCCTCAACAGCTGCTGCAACCCCTGGATCTACCTGCTCTTCACGGGCCACCTCTTCCAAGAACTCCTGCAGCGCCTCCTCTGCTGCTTCTCCAGCCGCCTGACGGGCAGCCGGCCCGGGGAGACCAGCGTGGTCAGCAAGAAGAGCAACTCGTCCACCTTCGTCCTGAGCCGCCGCAGCTCCAGCCAGAGGAGCTGCTCCCAGCCCTCCTCCGCGTGA